The following coding sequences are from one Odontesthes bonariensis isolate fOdoBon6 chromosome 10, fOdoBon6.hap1, whole genome shotgun sequence window:
- the LOC142390944 gene encoding potassium voltage-gated channel subfamily A member 3: protein MRLQPRMEDHLSLLQSPPPSVTKTRGDNLVNHGYTETEADVMTVVACDNMLEESAALPGHHSLDRYEPDHECCERVVINISGLRFETQLKTLSQFPETLLGDPKKRMRYFDPLRNEYFFDRNRPSFDAILYYYQSGGRIRRPVNVPIDIFSEEIRFYELGEEAMEKFREDEGFIKEEERPLPENEFQRQVWLLFEYPESSGPARGIAIVSVLVILISIVIFCLETLPEFRDDNRDPITIAPVINGTLPYLISPFSDPFFVVETLCIIWFSFELLVRFFACPSKATFSKNIMNIIDIVAIVPYFITLGTELAERQGNGQQAMSLAILRVIRLVRVFRIFKLSRHSKGLQILGQTLKASMRELGLLIFFLFIGVILFSSAVYFAEADDPDSGFSSIPDAFWWAVVTMTTVGYGDMHPVTIGGKIVGSLCAIAGVLTIALPVPVIVSNFNYFYHRETEGEEQAQYLHVGSCQPLADTEELRKTRSSSSLSKSEYMVIEEHGINSAFKQQPNFPTTTQNNSQNCMNINKKIFTDV, encoded by the coding sequence ATGCGTCTTCAGCCGCGCATGGAAGACCACCTCAGCCTCCTGCAATCACCCCCGCCGAGCGTGACCAAAACCCGGGGCGATAATCTGGTGAACCACGGATACACCGAGACAGAGGCCGACGTGATGACGGTTGTGGCGTGTGACAACATGCTTGAGGAGTCGGCGGCTCTCCCGGGCCACCACTCTCTGGATCGTTACGAACCGGATCACGAATGCTGCGAGAGGGTGGTTATCAACATTTCAGGGTTACGCTTTGAGACACAACTCAAGACTCTGTCACAGTTTCCAGAGACGCTGCTAGGGGACCCAAAGAAGAGGATGAGGTACTTTGACCCTCTCAGGAACGAATACTTTTTCGATCGAAACCGACCCAGTTTTGATGCCATTTTATATTACTACCAGTCTGGCGGGCGCATCAGAAGACCCGTAAATGTGCCCATTGACATTTTTTCTGAGGAGATACGCTTCTATGAGCTGGGTGAGGAGGCTATGGAGAAGTTTAGAGAGGATGAGGGCTTCATAAAAGAAGAGGAGCGGCCGTTGCCAGAGAATGAATTCCAAAGGCAGGTGTGGCTGCTTTTTGAGTACCCAGAGAGCTCGGGTCCCGCCCGAGGAATAGCAATAGTGTCTGTCTTGGTCATTCTCATCTCCATTGTCATCTTCTGCTTAGAGACTCTGCCGGAGTTCAGGGACGATAACAGGGATCCAATCACAATTGCGCCCGTGATAAATGGCACGCTCCCATATCTAATCAGCCCCTTCTCAGACCCGTTCTTTGTGGTTGAGACGTTGTGCATCATCTGGTTCTCGTTTGAGCTGCTGGTGCGCTTTTTTGCATGCCCGAGTAAAGCAACGTTCTCCAAAAACATTATGAACATCATAGACATTGTGGCCATTGTTCCCTATTTCATCACCCTGGGCACAGAGCTTGCTGAGAGGCAAGGAAATGGACAGCAGGCTATGTCATTAGCAATTCTGCGCGTAATTAGGCTTGTTCGGGTATTTCGTATCTTCAAACTCTCGCGTCACTCCAAGGGGCTTCAGATTTTAGGACAGACTCTAAAGGCCAGTATGCGTGAACTTGGTCTGCTCATCTTCTTCCTGTTCATTGGTGTCATCCTCTTCTCCAGTGCTGTCTACTTTGCCGAGGCAGACGACCCAGATTCGGGTTTCAGCAGCATACCGGACGCATTCTGGTGGGCTGTTGTCACCATGACCACCGTTGGATATGGGGACATGCATCCCGTGACAATTGGGGGGAAGATTGTGGGATCGTTGTGTGCAATCGCTGGTGTACTAACTATTGCCCTGCCTGTCCCTGTCATCGTCTCAAATTTTAACTACTTCTATCACAGAGAGACGGAAGGCGAGGAGCAGGCACAGTACCTGCACGTGGGCAGCTGTCAACCTCTGGCAGACACAGAGGAGCTGAGGAAGACTCGTTCTTCTTCCTCACTCAGCAAGAGCGAGTATATGGTGATAGAAGAGCATGGGATCAACAGCGCGTTCAAACAGCAGCCAAACTTTCCCACCACCACTCAGAACAACTCACAGAactgtatgaatataaacaaaaagATTTTCACGGAcgtgtag